The window AGGAGCTCTCCCTGGCGATCTGCGGTGCGGTGTGCGGACGCACGATCCGGCCCAACCCCAAACGCAGGTGCCTTCCAACCGCGACCAGATCCGCCTGCTCCTGCTGGGCGATCTCCAGGATGCAGGCGGTGGCCTCACCAGAACGGACGAGTTCGTCGAAGTGCACCCCAGCGTCACGGTACGGGACCAGGAAGCGTTGCAGCTCGGTGCGCGCCCGCGCCTTGGCTTCGCGCAGGTACTCCATGATGCGGGAGGGCTGAGCCGCCGACTGGTGGAGGACGAGCACGTAGGAGGTGTCGTAGCCGTGCAGCACGGCTACGCGGCTCGCACCGGGGCACAAGCGGAGCACTGTCTCCAAGGCGCGCCGGGATGCTTCCGTGAAGTCCACGGCCACCAGGGGGCGCCGGTACGGACATACCGGGGGCGGCCCGACGACGAGGAGCGCGGTGGGGATGCGCTCGATGAGTCCTCCGGCCAGGCGCTCCCGCATTCTCTCCAGGAGCGAGCCGGGGTGGCGTGGCCTCCCCAGCACGACCAGTTCCGCACCGAAGTCCCGCGCCGTCTGGGTGAGGGCCTCCGCCGGGATGCCCCACACCAGCAGGCCGCGCACGTCGCATGCGACTTGCGCGCGAGCCTCCTGGGTGTGGTGCACCGACTCCTCGAGAGCATGCCGGGCGAGCGCTTCTTGCTCTTCGTGGCGGCCCTTCTCGCTGGCCTCGGCTGACAGCGCGTGGACGAGGAGGATTTCCGCTCCCTTCCGCAGGGGAAGCTGGAGCGCCCGCGCCAGCGCACACGACGAGTGGGGGGAGAAATCCGTGGCCACCAGGACTCGGCTCAACCCCACCGTACGTCCTGGCCCGAAGCCCGCGGACGCCATCGGCTCATGCATCGTAGGCGTCGTCATGTCAGTGCCCTCCTTCGCGTACGGGAATGTTCCTGGGAGGCCGGGGGGCCTGGCGCCGAGGTGGACGAGGCTCCTGGGGGGTGGACTCGGAAGTGACCTTGGGACGAGCGCCTGCCAGCAGCCGCTTCACGCACAGGATGAAGAAGCCCGTGAGGAACAGATTGAGGGCCAGGGACAGCAGGGCCACGGTCGTCGCCGTGCCGCCGATGCCATATCCCAGCGCCACGACGAGTACGCCGGCGCCGACCTCTCCTCGTGGAAAGAGGCCAATGGCGAGGGCGAGCCGTTCGCGCAGGCTTGCCTCCCGGCGGTAGCACAGCGCCGGGAACATCTTTCCCAGGTTGGACAGGAGGGTCACCGCCAGCACATGGAGGGCGATGAGGCCCCAGCCCGGGCTGCCTCCCGCGACGGCGCTGATGCTCTGCTCCGCTTGCCTGGCCTCCCCTGCCCCCCCCAGGGCGGGCATCGACAGCCCCACCAGGACCATGAAGCAGCCGGAGATGAGGGCGGCGACACGCTGCTCGCCCGGCGCATCGAGTCCAGGGAGCGCCCCCTCCAGCGCGTCATGCTCGTGCAGGCCGTGCTCGGGATTGGCGATCATGCAGCCCAGGATGAAGGCGGGCAGGAGGACCTCGAAGTGGACCGCCGCGTCGGGATCCAGGTACCCCGTCCCGAGGTAGATGGCCTCGGAGAAGAGCGCGAGCAGCACCGAATAGCCGAGCACCCAGGGCCAGCGATACGGGATGTGCCAGCGGTGCAGGTACTTCCACCCCGCCCAGAGCAGCAGGACGATGAGGGCGATGACGCCCCCGAGCTGCCAGCGAAAGCCGACGAGGAGCACCGTGATCGGCACCATGAGGAGGATGGTGTCCAGGTCGTCGAAGATGGCGAGGATGCGGGCCTTGTGGAACATCCACGTCGCGCCCAGGCCCGCGGCGGCGAGCATGGAGAAGAGCACTCCGGCGCTCGTCGGCGCGGCGAATCGCCCTTGCATCAGTGCTTCCTTCCACAGGTCGAACTGCCCCCAGAACTCGGGGGGAGCCAGGGCGAAGACGAAGTAGAGGGTGACGAAAATCCAGGGGAAGGTGGCCGCCGTGGCCGCCACCACGTAGTCCCAGCCGTACTGGCGCATGTTCGACTTGTCCAGGTCGAACTCCTGCCCGACGTGAATCATGATGAAGGCGAGCCCCACCATGGTGAGCAGCCGGATGACGTGCGTGAGCGGCTCATAGACGCCGGGTCCGAGCGCGGGAAGCGCCTGCGACGCCACGAGTCCTCCGAGAAGAAGGACGGAATAGATGAGGACTTTGCGCATGGCCGACCCCGATGGATGCCTTCTGACTGAAGGTAGGGACGAGTCGGCCCGTATCAGTGCTGCTGCTCCCTCCCTTGCATTCAGCGAGGCTGGGAAATCTCCATCCAGGGGCTGTGTGCCCCGTCCACTCGGGGAGTGGGCGGGCTGGGGCCCTCCTGGCGGACGAGGTGGAGGGTCTTCGTGACCGTTTGACCAAAAATCCGAATCTGGTCATATTGTCTCCATGGCCGCGTCTTCCCCTCCATCGGCACCGCCTGCCGGCCGTACATCCGCCGAGCTCCGGCGCCAGCGCATCCTCCAGGTGGCCAAGAGCCACTTCGAGCGCTTCGGCTTGCGCCGTACCCGCATCGAGGACATCGCCCGCGAGGCGGGTATCGCCAAGGGGGCCGTCTACCTGGAGTTCGAGAGCAAGGAAGTCCTGCTCCACGCGGTCATCGGCACCCTGTTCGAGGAGATAGGCCGCCGGTACGCCGCGGAGGTGATGGTGTTGGAGTCGCCTCGCGAGCGGCTGCGCGCCACGCTGCGCTTCTCCTACCGCGAGCTCGCCCGCGATACCTTGTTCGAGCGGCTCGTGCGCGAGGATCCCGAGGTGGCGGTGCTCCGCTCCCTGGCGGAGTCCGGAGACAACCCGCGCAAGGCGGATGCCCAGTTGGAGATGATTCGCGGCTGGGTGCGCGAGGGGATCGAGCGGGGCGAGTTTCGCGCCGATCTGGACATCGAAGCGGTGCCCTTCGTCCTGGGGCTGATGCGCTTCCTGCACTACCACACCGGGCTCGTCACCGCGGGAGACCGCATCTCCCGCGAGCGCCTGCTCGACGCCGTCCTCGACATCTTCATCGCGGGCCTCTCCGCGCCCACTCCCCCGTCTCCGCCCCCGCGCAAGCGCCCGGGCGGGGGTTCCAAGAGGTAAGGCCATGCATGCCATCGAACTCGAGCAACTCACCCGCCTCTACGGCTCCATCCGGGCCGTGGACGGGGTGAGCTTCCATGTGGAGCCCGGAGAGATTTTCGGCTTCATGGGCCACAACGGCGCGGGGAAGACGACCACCCTGCGAATGCTGCTCGGGCTGACGCGTCCCACCTCGGGCGGCGCCCGGGTGCTCGGCCACGACGTGGTGCACGAGAGCCTCGAGGTGCGCCGTCAATGTGGCTTCCTCCCCGCCAGCTACGCGCTCCCGGCCCACATGACGGCGCGCCAGTTCCTTCACTACATCGCCGCCATGTTCGACCTCGACGCCAGCGTGGCCGAGACGCGCATCCAATCCCTGCTGCGACTCTTCGGACTCGAGGCCGCGGCGGACCGGAAGCTCGGCGGCTTCTCCACCGGCATGACGCAGAAGGTGGGGCTCGCCCAGGCCCTCGTCAACGAACCCCGCATCCTGCTGCTGGACGAGCCCACCTCGGGGTTGGATCCGCTCGGCCGCCACGAGCTGCTCGAGCACCTGCGCCGCCTGTCCTCCGAGCGCGGCGTCACCGTGCTCTTCTCCAGCCACATCCTGTCGGACATCGAGACGCTCTGCCGGCGTGTCGCGGCGCTGCACCAGGGCAAGCTCGTCGCCTTCGGCCCTGTCGAGGCGCTCAAGAGTGAGCACCGCTCGGCGAACATGGACGAGCTCTACCTGTCACTCGCGCGGAGGGCGGCATGAAGGCGCGCTTTCTCTGGCTCGACATGCGGGCCACGCTCGGCGAGCGCAAGACCTGGCTGGCCACGGGCATGATGCTCTACGCGGCGATCTCCATGCCCTTCGTCGCGGCGAAGCCGCCCGAGCACGTGCTCTCGGCGCTCAAGGGGTGGTTCTCCACGTCGGATCCCTTCATCCTCTTCCTGTTCATCTGGACGGACCTGGCGATGAACAAGTGCATCCTCATCCTCGGGGTGGTGCTCGCGGGCAGCCTGCTCATCCGCGAGCGGGAGACGGGGCAGCTCGCGGTGCTGCTGTCCAAGCCCATCTCGCCCGCCGCGTACTTCCTGGCGCGGACGTTGTCGGCCTGTGCCGTCATGGCGGTGCTCTACGTCGGCACGCACCTGGCCGCCGCACCGCTCATCGCCCGGAGCGTGCCGGGGTTTCGCGCGGGGCTCTTCTTCGCCTCCATGGCGGTGCACCTCTTCGCCGCGTTCTTCACCGTCTGCTTCAGCGCCCTCATGTCCGTGCTCATCCAGCGGCGGGCCATGGCGGGACTCGTCAGCCTGCTGGTGCTCAGCCTGCTGGTGGGCATGGCCTTCATGGGCTTCTACAACCCCGCCTGGAGTGGCATCTCCGCCTTCAACCCCCTCACCCAGGGCATCTCCGTGCTCGGCCATGTGGACGACCTGCGCCCCGGGCACGTGCTGACGCCCATCGCCCTCCTGCTGGGGATGAACGCGGCCGTACTCGCGCTCGGCGCCCTGCGGGTGCGCCAGATGGAGGTGTGACGCCATGCGGGCCACTCTTCGCCGCTACCGCCTCATCGAGGCCCGCCATGCCCTTGGATGGCTGCCCCTCGTGTCCCTGCTCGTGGGCATCGCCATCGTCGTCTTCACGGCCGTGCTCATGCCGCTGTTTCCCCCTCCCGTCATCACCTTCATGGAGCGTGCGTTCCTCATCCGCGGAATGGGCGCCGTCATCCTGCTCAACGAATATGTCGGCATCTACCTCATGGTCTTCTTCGGCGGTGCCGCGGGACTGATGCGGGCCCTCGTCGAGCCACGGGAGAACCGGGCGCTCGACATGCTGCTCAGCAAGCCCATTTCCCGCCGCGCCTTCCTGATGGCCCGGGTGGGTCCCCTCCTGCTCGCTTCCACGGCCGTGGGCGTGGTGATGTCCCTGGTCCTGGGGCTCGTCGTGCGGCCCTTCACCGGCGAGGGCTCCACCGTGAGCGTCGCGGGAGCGGTGGGCGGCGGGCTCATCTTCACGGCCCTGGCGGTGGTGCTGCTCTGCGTGCTCGTCGTCCCACTGCTCCTGGTGCGTGATGCGTTCCAGGGACTCCTCATTGCGTTCGTGATGTGGATCCTGCCGATGTTTCCCACCGCGATGCTGCTCTACCGCCCAGACCTCTACGAGGGGCGCGACAGGCTGCGAGACCTGCTCGTCCTGGGACCGAACCTCCTCTGGTACGACGCGGCGGTGCCACTGCTCACGGCCATCGCGCTGGCCGTGGCCTCGTTGGGCGTGTGGGGGGCACTCGTGCTCGGCATCCGCGTGTTCGAGCGCGCGGAGTTGCGTTGAGCGCACAGCCCGCCCACTCCAGCACAGCCCCTCGCACGTCACCCATACGAGTTTCCGCCAAGAGGTGAAGTTCAGACTTCCTCGTCGGGCATAAGCGTGCACAGCAATTCGTCGTCGGGCCCGAGGGGGAGCCAACCGGGGGGCGGTGGCGTGGCAAGGAGCGCATCGCCAGCCCTCCTTACGTGCTCCTCATGGGTTGTTGGGGTGAAAGCAGACCACGAGCCGAGTGCCTTCGCGATCTTGAAACGGTTTGCGTCGTCCAGCACGGCAGGCCAGCCGTCGGGGAGACACTCCAACAGTTCACGTACGAATTGACCGCGCACCAAACGTGTGACCTTGCGGCTTCGCTCAGCTTCGGCGACCAACCCGCTGAACACCTGCACTGCCGCGATGTCATCAGGGCCAAGCTCGTCCGCCAGTTCCACCAGCGAAGCGGTAGGGCGCGCCTCGGCGAAGGCGGTAAGCGAGTCGTAGCCGCGCTCGCGGACCCGCTCGTACAGGCGCGCTTTCACATTGCCCTGCCAGGCACGTCCGTCGCTCATGGTCCTCTCCTCGAGGTGAAGCTCAGGCTTCCTCGTCGGGTAGAAGTGAGAGAAGCAGCTCGTCATCAGGGCCGAAAGGCCGCCACCCTGGAGGAGGAGGCATGGCAAGAAGAGCTGTCCTGACCTGCCTGGCACGCTCCTTATGAGTCTCGGGGGTGTAGGCAATCCACGAGCCAATCGCCTCGGCAACCTTGAAACGGTTCGCATCGTCCAGCACGAGTGGCCAACCGTCGGGAACGCTCTGGGACCACAGGCGCGTGAATACATCGCGCACAAACCGCGTGACCTGCTTGTGTCGCTCCGCCTCGGCAAGCAGCCCGCTCAGCACCTGTACCCCGGCGACGTCATCCTTGCCTAGTTCCTCGGCCAGCAAATGTAGCGGAACAGCAGGGCGCGCCTCGGCGAAGGCGGTGAGGGACTCGTAGCCACGTTCACGAACCCGCTCGTACAGGCGCGCCTTCACGTTGCCCTGCCAGGCACGTCCGTCGCTCATCGTCCTCTCCACGAAACAAAATCCATTGGAATGTAATAGTCCTTCATACGCTTCGCGACTGTTCCCAGGACTTCGTTCCGCGTCAACATCCGGCCGGCCGTTGTCTCGGCTTCGTACAGCGCCTCCATGATCATCCGGTTCCATTCGCCGGGCCATTGGCGGCCCAGCTTCCAGTGTCCACCGCCGTGGATGGCCTCGTGGTGAGCTCGCTCCATCTTGATGCAGAACTCGTCGATATCCATCTCGCCGGTGAAGCCGCGCTTCTCGAACCACGCGCGGAACTCTTTGGGCATGACGTGGTGCCGCGGCGGCTCGGCCATGCCAGCCCCCGTTTTGCCCGTCTCGTGCATGGCCCCCACCTCGGGCCCATCTCCCAGCGCCTCGCGCACGCCCCTCGGCAGCTCGCCGTGCGCCCGCGCCAACATCACCTGGCCCGCCTGAATCCGCACGGCGGCACTGACGACAGGCAGGGAGAGGACGCCCGCGCGCACCAGGTGCCGCATCATCTCCACCCACTCGGCGGAGACGACCATCCGCGTGCCCATCATCACGCCGTCGCCTCCTACCGTCAGGCCGATGCCGACCAGGGCGGGAGCGGACAGAGGCACCGAGGGCAGCGAGAACCTCATCGTCGAGAGCATCGTGGCGGTCTCGATGGCTTCCTTGAGCACCAGCGCTTTCTGGAGGTTCTCCGCCGCCACGCGCATTCTCTCCACGGTGGCCGCGAATTCCTCCGTGAGGTGGCCTACCAACGGGGGCACGTCTCGAGCCGCGGCCTCCACCTGCCCGTGCTCCCGGGAG is drawn from Cystobacter fuscus DSM 2262 and contains these coding sequences:
- a CDS encoding universal stress protein, whose product is MTTPTMHEPMASAGFGPGRTVGLSRVLVATDFSPHSSCALARALQLPLRKGAEILLVHALSAEASEKGRHEEQEALARHALEESVHHTQEARAQVACDVRGLLVWGIPAEALTQTARDFGAELVVLGRPRHPGSLLERMRERLAGGLIERIPTALLVVGPPPVCPYRRPLVAVDFTEASRRALETVLRLCPGASRVAVLHGYDTSYVLVLHQSAAQPSRIMEYLREAKARARTELQRFLVPYRDAGVHFDELVRSGEATACILEIAQQEQADLVAVGRHLRLGLGRIVRPHTAPQIARESSCDVLVLEAPLSGQSRP
- a CDS encoding TetR/AcrR family transcriptional regulator, whose product is MAASSPPSAPPAGRTSAELRRQRILQVAKSHFERFGLRRTRIEDIAREAGIAKGAVYLEFESKEVLLHAVIGTLFEEIGRRYAAEVMVLESPRERLRATLRFSYRELARDTLFERLVREDPEVAVLRSLAESGDNPRKADAQLEMIRGWVREGIERGEFRADLDIEAVPFVLGLMRFLHYHTGLVTAGDRISRERLLDAVLDIFIAGLSAPTPPSPPPRKRPGGGSKR
- a CDS encoding ABC transporter ATP-binding protein, producing MHAIELEQLTRLYGSIRAVDGVSFHVEPGEIFGFMGHNGAGKTTTLRMLLGLTRPTSGGARVLGHDVVHESLEVRRQCGFLPASYALPAHMTARQFLHYIAAMFDLDASVAETRIQSLLRLFGLEAAADRKLGGFSTGMTQKVGLAQALVNEPRILLLDEPTSGLDPLGRHELLEHLRRLSSERGVTVLFSSHILSDIETLCRRVAALHQGKLVAFGPVEALKSEHRSANMDELYLSLARRAA
- a CDS encoding ABC transporter permease subunit; the encoded protein is MKARFLWLDMRATLGERKTWLATGMMLYAAISMPFVAAKPPEHVLSALKGWFSTSDPFILFLFIWTDLAMNKCILILGVVLAGSLLIRERETGQLAVLLSKPISPAAYFLARTLSACAVMAVLYVGTHLAAAPLIARSVPGFRAGLFFASMAVHLFAAFFTVCFSALMSVLIQRRAMAGLVSLLVLSLLVGMAFMGFYNPAWSGISAFNPLTQGISVLGHVDDLRPGHVLTPIALLLGMNAAVLALGALRVRQMEV
- a CDS encoding ABC transporter permease is translated as MRATLRRYRLIEARHALGWLPLVSLLVGIAIVVFTAVLMPLFPPPVITFMERAFLIRGMGAVILLNEYVGIYLMVFFGGAAGLMRALVEPRENRALDMLLSKPISRRAFLMARVGPLLLASTAVGVVMSLVLGLVVRPFTGEGSTVSVAGAVGGGLIFTALAVVLLCVLVVPLLLVRDAFQGLLIAFVMWILPMFPTAMLLYRPDLYEGRDRLRDLLVLGPNLLWYDAAVPLLTAIALAVASLGVWGALVLGIRVFERAELR
- a CDS encoding DUF2380 domain-containing protein; translated protein: MRQRALAAQLAFRGALREVSGATRRISGEFSRLKARGRGIGDGNGAFVRYVDFGVGQLRWMDAQLADATRLANAASEVEDPDMQLALLRLAGPRLEAALLGSLLLAAWVDFLHLADAVLTQHFYSVERMFADMWRWQEMLEPAMTALSSREHGQVEAAARDVPPLVGHLTEEFAATVERMRVAAENLQKALVLKEAIETATMLSTMRFSLPSVPLSAPALVGIGLTVGGDGVMMGTRMVVSAEWVEMMRHLVRAGVLSLPVVSAAVRIQAGQVMLARAHGELPRGVREALGDGPEVGAMHETGKTGAGMAEPPRHHVMPKEFRAWFEKRGFTGEMDIDEFCIKMERAHHEAIHGGGHWKLGRQWPGEWNRMIMEALYEAETTAGRMLTRNEVLGTVAKRMKDYYIPMDFVSWRGR